From Neomonachus schauinslandi unplaced genomic scaffold, ASM220157v2 HiC_scaffold_1098, whole genome shotgun sequence, one genomic window encodes:
- the LOC123323809 gene encoding ras and Rab interactor 3-like: SYYLTTTYGALEHIKNYDKITVTRQLSMEVQDSIHRWERRRTLNKARASRSSVQDFICVSYLEPDHQSRTLASRADTPAEALCAQCADKFEVPRPQEHRLFVLVDGRCFQLADEALPHRIKGYLLRSEPKRDFHFVYRPLDGGGGSGGPPCLVVREPNFL; the protein is encoded by the exons GGTCCTACTACCTGACCACCACCTACGGGGCCCTGGAGCACATCAAGAACTACGACAAGATCACGGTGACCCGGCAGCTGAGCATGGAGGTGCAGGACTCCATCCACCGCTGGGAGCGCCGGCGCACGCTCAACAAGGCCCGGGCCTCGCGCTCCTCCGTGCAG GACTTCATCTGCGTGTCGTACCTGGAGCCCGATCACCAGTCGCGGACGCTGGCGTCGCGGGCCGACACGCCGGCCGAGGCGCTGTGCGCGCAGTGCGCCGACAAGTTCGAGGTGCCGCGGCCCCAGGAGCACCGGCTGTTCGTGCTGGTGGACGGGCGCTGCTTCCAGTTGGCCGACGAGGCGCTGCCGCACCGCATCAAGGGCTACCTGCTGCGGAGCGAGCCCAAGCGCGACTTCCACTTCGTGTACCGGCCCCTGGACGGCGGCGGGGGCAGCGGGGGCCCGCCCTGCCTCGTGGTGCGGGAGCCCAACTTCCTGTGA